The Flammeovirga pectinis genomic interval CGATACTTTAATTCTTCCTTTTAATGATGTTGATGCTTTGAAAAAGGCATTTTCTGAAAGTGAAATCTGTGCCGTAATTATTGAAGGTATCCAAGGTATTGGAGGTATTTATGAGCCAACAGAAGAATTTATGCAAACAATAAGAACACTTTGTGATGAAACAAATGCTGTTTTTATTGCTGATGAAATTCAGTCAGGCTACGGAAGAAGCGGGCGTTTCTTTGCTCACCAATGGTACAATGTTACACCAGATGTTGTAACAATGGCTAAAGGTATGGGTAATGGTTTTCCAATTGGAGGTGTATTTATTTCTCCAAAGTTTGAAGCTTCTTACGGAATGTTAGGGACAACTTTTGGCGGTAATCATTTAGCATGTGCTGCAGGTATTGCTGTTCTTGATGTTTTAGCAAAAGAGAACTTGATTGAAAAATCAGTTACTTTGGGAGAGTGGATAGTTGACCAGCTGAAGGGAAATCCAGCAATTAAAGAAATTAGAGGTAAGGGTCTAATGTTAGGTATCGAAATGAATGAAGCAGTTGCACCAATGCGTAAGCAATTGCTTTTTGATCATAAGATTTTCACTGGTGCATCATCTAATAAAAATACAATTAGATTGCTACCCCCTTTAACATTAACACAAGAACAAGCACAACTTTTTGTAGATGCTTTTAATGCAGTTACTAAAGAATTAGCAGAATAAGATCATGGATAAATTTTTATCGGTAAACGATGTTCAAAATTTAGATGAACTCGTAAAAATAGCCTTAGAGATTAAAGCGAACCCTGTTGCTTTTGGTGACGTAGGGAAAAATAAAATGCTTGGTTTGATTTTTTTCAATCCTAGTTTAAGAACAAGATTAAGTACGCAACGTGCCGCACGCCATTTAGGAATGGATGTGATGGTAATGAATATTGATAAAGAAGGTTGGAAGATTGAAACACAAGATGGTGTTATAATGGATGGCGATAAGGCAGAGCATTTAAAAGATGCAGCAGCAGTTATCAGTCAGTATTGTGATATAATTGGTGTGCGTTCGTTCCCTAACTTACAAAATAAGGAAGACGATTATGCAGATGCAGTGATGAAAGACTTTGTGAAGTACTCTCACTCTCCAATTGTAAGTTTAGAATCTGCAACACGTCACCCGTTACAATCTTTAGCAGATTTGGTTACAATTAGAGAAAACTCTGATAAACCAAAGAAGAAAGTTGTTTTAACATGGGCACCACATCCAAGAGCATTACCTCAGGCTGTTCCAAACTCTTTTGCAGAATGGATGAATGCCGCAGATGATGTAGAATTAGTGATTACAGCACCAGAAGGGTATGATTTAGATCCTGAATTTGCAGGAGATGCAACGTTTACAAATAACCAAGACGAAGCATTGAAAGATGCAGATTTTGTATATGCTAAAAACTGGTCATCAACTACTGAATATGGTAAAGTTGTTTGCAAGGATAACTCTTGGGAAGTAACGGAAGAGAAAATGGCATTAACAAACAATGGTAAGTTTATGCACTGTCTTCCAATTCGTAGAAATGTTGTTGCTAGTGATGGAGTTTTAGATAGCGAAAACTCATTAATTATTGCAGAAGCAAACAATAGAACATTTGCTGCAGCAGCCGTTTTAAAAACAATTTTAGAGAATAAATAATTTACAAAAGGCATTCTTTTAAGAATGCCTTTGTGTTTTAAAATATGAAAATATCAGTCATTAAAGTTGGTGGAAATGTAATAAATGATGAAGCTGCTTTAGCTTCATTTTTAGACCAATTTTCTCAGCTAGAAGGAGCAAAAGTATTAGTGCATGGCGGTGGTAAATTAGCTACTGCAATGGCACAACGTTTAGGTATCGAACCAAAAATGGTTGATGGTAGACGAGTTACTGATGCAGAGACTTTAGAAGTAGTGACCATGGTATATGGCGGATTAGTAAACAAAAGAATTATTGCTCAGTTACAAGCAAAAGGTTGTAATGCAATAGGACTTACGGGAGCTGATGCTAACATCATAGAAGCGGATAAACGTACAGGATGGGAAATTGATTATGGTTTTGTTGGTGATGTTCGTAAAGCCAATGCAGCACCAATTATCAATTTTGCTGAACAGAATATTACGCCAGTAATTGCTCCTTTAACACACGATGGTAAAGGACAGTTATTTAATACAAATGCAGATACAATGGCACAAGCTGTTGCTGTAGCTTTAGGTAAAGCAGGACATGAAGTTTCTCTTCGTTACTGTTTTGAAAAGGCAGGTGTACTGTTAGATGTAAATGATGACAACTCACTTGTTCCTATTCTTAATCCATCAAAATTTGCTCAATTTAAAGAAGAGGGTATTGTTGCAGATGGTATGTTGCCAAAGTTAAAAAATGCATTTGATGCAATCGACGCTTCTGTTTCAGAGGTGTGGTTAGGAAAAGTAGAAGGAGTATTAGCAAATTCTCCTGTGGGTACTAAAATCATAGGAGCATAACTTATCTTTAAGTTGGCAATTATAGAAATGCATGTTGACGGGAAACTGATAACATGCATTTTCTTTTTTACTAAATAAGTGACTAATTTTAGGGCAAAATAAAGACGAATGAAACATCAAGAACTTACAGATAAAGCGATTGCCTTATTGAAAAGCATGATTGCTACCAAATCATTAAGTAGAGAGGAAGATGAAGTTGCTGCTATTGTAAAGCAGTTTTTTATTGATAATGGTGTAGAAGTACATCAGAATAAAAGAAACTTATGGGCTAAGAATATTCATTTTGATGAAAACAAGCCTACCTTTTTATTAAACTCACATATAGATACTGTTAAGCCAAATAAAGATTGGACAAAAGACCCTTTTAATCCTGAAGTGGAAGAAGGGAAACTATATGGTTTAGGAAGTAACGATGCTGGCGGACCTTTAGTAAGTTTAATAGCAACGTTCCTGTATTTTTATAAGCAAGAAAACTTACCTTTTAATCTTGTAGTTTGTGCTTCGGCAGAAGAAGAGGTTTCTGGAAAAGAAGGTATTGCTGATGTATGGCAACATTTACCAAAAATTGATTTTGCAATCGTTGGAGAACCGACTTTAATGCAGTTGGCTGTAGCAGAAAAAGGATTGATGGTATTGGATTGTGTAGCACACGGAGAATCTGGACATGCTGCTAGAAATGAAGGTGTAAATGCATTGTACAAAGCACTTGATGATATTAATTGGTTTAGATCATTTTCATTCTCAAAAGAATCAAAAACTTTGGGACCAGTAAAAATGTCTGTTACCGTTATTCAGTCGGGTACTCAACACAATGTAGTACCATCAGAATGTAAATATGTAGTAGATGTACGTACTACAGATGCCTATTCAAACCAAGAAACTTTAGAGATTATAAAAGAACATGTGGGGTCTACGGTTACACCTAGATCAACTCGATTAAATCCTTCTGGAGCACCTTTAGATCATCCTGTTATAAAAGCAGGTTTGGCATTAAATAAAGAAGCTTATGGTTCACCAACGTTGTCAGATCAAGCATTAATGCCTGTTCCTAGTTTAAAATTAGGACCGGGTAATTCGGCTAGATCACATACAGCGAATGAATATATTGGTTTGGATGAGATAGCAAACGGTATAAATGATTACATTCGTATATTGGAAGATGCAGCTAAATTAATGTAGTGGAATCAGTCCTTTAAAAGAAGAAAATAATAATAGAATATAGATATGAAACTTTGGCAAAAATCATCGTATACAGTCAATGAAAAAGTTGATAAATTTACGGTAGGAAAAGATAGAGACTTAGATATTTTACTTGCTCCTTATGATGTAAAAGGATCAATGGCTCATGCTACAATGTTGGCAGAAGTTGGGTTATTGACTGTAGAAGATAAGGATACTTTGCTTAAAGGTCTTCAAGAAATTTATGAAGAAATTGAGAAAGGTGAGTTTGTAATTGAAGATGGAGTGGAGGATGTTCACTCACAAGTAGAAATGCTATTAACACAACGTTATGGTGATGTTGGAAAGCGTCTACACTCAGGTCGTTCTAGAAACGATCAAGTGCTCTTAGATCTAAAATTATATTTGCGTGATGCTATAAAAAATGTAGCAGACAACACAAAATCACTTTTTGATACATTAATTGAGAAATCTGAGGAGTTTAAAGACTACTTGATGCCGGGTTATACGCACATGCAAGTAGCCATGCCTTCTTCTTTTGGTTTATGGTTAGGTGCTTATGCAGAATCATTAGTAGATGATATGGTAATGCTCAAAGCTGCATACGATATTACAGATAGAAA includes:
- a CDS encoding aspartate aminotransferase family protein, whose translation is MANLFDVYPLFNIEPVKGEDVWIYDKNDEKYLDLYGGHAVISIGHSHPHYKQKLSDQLDNLVFYSNSIQNPLQKELAEKLGEASCYHDWNLFLCNSGAEANENAFKLASFYNKRTKIISFTKGFHGRTSLAVATTDNPNIVAPVNAVHDTLILPFNDVDALKKAFSESEICAVIIEGIQGIGGIYEPTEEFMQTIRTLCDETNAVFIADEIQSGYGRSGRFFAHQWYNVTPDVVTMAKGMGNGFPIGGVFISPKFEASYGMLGTTFGGNHLACAAGIAVLDVLAKENLIEKSVTLGEWIVDQLKGNPAIKEIRGKGLMLGIEMNEAVAPMRKQLLFDHKIFTGASSNKNTIRLLPPLTLTQEQAQLFVDAFNAVTKELAE
- a CDS encoding N-acetylornithine carbamoyltransferase — its product is MDKFLSVNDVQNLDELVKIALEIKANPVAFGDVGKNKMLGLIFFNPSLRTRLSTQRAARHLGMDVMVMNIDKEGWKIETQDGVIMDGDKAEHLKDAAAVISQYCDIIGVRSFPNLQNKEDDYADAVMKDFVKYSHSPIVSLESATRHPLQSLADLVTIRENSDKPKKKVVLTWAPHPRALPQAVPNSFAEWMNAADDVELVITAPEGYDLDPEFAGDATFTNNQDEALKDADFVYAKNWSSTTEYGKVVCKDNSWEVTEEKMALTNNGKFMHCLPIRRNVVASDGVLDSENSLIIAEANNRTFAAAAVLKTILENK
- the argB gene encoding acetylglutamate kinase, yielding MKISVIKVGGNVINDEAALASFLDQFSQLEGAKVLVHGGGKLATAMAQRLGIEPKMVDGRRVTDAETLEVVTMVYGGLVNKRIIAQLQAKGCNAIGLTGADANIIEADKRTGWEIDYGFVGDVRKANAAPIINFAEQNITPVIAPLTHDGKGQLFNTNADTMAQAVAVALGKAGHEVSLRYCFEKAGVLLDVNDDNSLVPILNPSKFAQFKEEGIVADGMLPKLKNAFDAIDASVSEVWLGKVEGVLANSPVGTKIIGA
- a CDS encoding M20 family metallo-hydrolase — encoded protein: MKHQELTDKAIALLKSMIATKSLSREEDEVAAIVKQFFIDNGVEVHQNKRNLWAKNIHFDENKPTFLLNSHIDTVKPNKDWTKDPFNPEVEEGKLYGLGSNDAGGPLVSLIATFLYFYKQENLPFNLVVCASAEEEVSGKEGIADVWQHLPKIDFAIVGEPTLMQLAVAEKGLMVLDCVAHGESGHAARNEGVNALYKALDDINWFRSFSFSKESKTLGPVKMSVTVIQSGTQHNVVPSECKYVVDVRTTDAYSNQETLEIIKEHVGSTVTPRSTRLNPSGAPLDHPVIKAGLALNKEAYGSPTLSDQALMPVPSLKLGPGNSARSHTANEYIGLDEIANGINDYIRILEDAAKLM